From Haloarcula hispanica ATCC 33960, the proteins below share one genomic window:
- a CDS encoding glycosyltransferase, giving the protein MNILYYLGSFPKLSESFVLNEIYELENRGHNVVVFALNNPDEDIEHEEYEELDVPVRYADAPSYIDVIDLVSSKVIHPRVLQNAVFKASPKRHAVAFHRSKQCIEFVGEQNLDIDLVHGHSASLERFPGRYVASYYDVPFTVTAHAADLYDNPNRKQLEHIISKVDHVVTISEYNKNYIESEITDISPINVVHAGIRPKKFEPSSLIADMRILTVSRFVEKKGLPYAIEAVSKVIDQFPDLEYHIVGSGEMEDELSMQINNHNLNDTVKLLGNVSDERLVTEFDKASCFLLPCIVAESGDRDGIPVALMESMAMQTPPISTNVSGIPELIDHQQNGLVVEPKNTDGLAEAISSILSDSEKQHRFGEAGREKVAQKFNVEHEADKLKSVFKKAINHY; this is encoded by the coding sequence ATGAACATACTCTACTACTTGGGAAGTTTCCCGAAATTATCTGAGAGTTTCGTACTGAACGAAATCTACGAGCTCGAAAACAGAGGTCATAATGTCGTAGTTTTCGCGTTAAACAACCCGGATGAGGATATTGAACACGAGGAATACGAGGAACTTGATGTTCCAGTACGCTATGCCGATGCTCCGAGTTATATTGACGTAATTGATTTGGTGTCATCCAAGGTTATTCATCCGCGTGTTCTACAAAACGCCGTATTCAAGGCTTCTCCGAAGCGACACGCTGTAGCTTTTCACCGAAGTAAACAGTGTATTGAGTTCGTAGGAGAGCAGAATCTCGATATTGATCTGGTACACGGTCATTCTGCTTCTTTGGAGAGGTTCCCAGGACGGTACGTTGCATCATATTACGATGTTCCCTTTACTGTAACCGCTCACGCAGCAGATCTGTACGACAACCCCAACAGGAAGCAGTTAGAACACATCATCAGTAAGGTGGATCATGTCGTAACGATTTCGGAGTACAACAAGAACTATATTGAAAGTGAAATCACGGACATCTCGCCGATTAATGTTGTACACGCTGGAATACGCCCGAAAAAATTCGAACCAAGCTCTTTGATAGCCGATATGCGCATTCTCACCGTCTCTCGATTCGTAGAAAAGAAAGGACTACCCTACGCTATTGAGGCGGTATCGAAGGTGATCGATCAATTCCCTGATCTTGAGTATCATATTGTTGGTTCAGGCGAAATGGAAGACGAGCTTAGTATGCAGATTAATAATCACAACCTGAATGATACCGTGAAACTGTTAGGCAATGTTAGTGACGAGAGGTTAGTTACTGAATTTGACAAGGCTTCTTGTTTTCTTCTTCCGTGTATCGTAGCCGAATCGGGTGATCGAGACGGTATCCCTGTTGCACTGATGGAATCGATGGCGATGCAGACACCACCGATTTCGACGAATGTCTCGGGTATTCCTGAACTAATTGACCATCAACAAAATGGTTTGGTAGTGGAACCGAAGAACACCGATGGATTAGCAGAAGCGATCTCGTCAATCCTGTCCGATTCGGAAAAACAACACCGGTTTGGTGAAGCAGGGCGGGAAAAAGTGGCGCAAAAATTTAATGTTGAACACGAAGCCGACAAATTAAAATCCGTGTTCAAAAAAGCAATTAATCATTATTAA
- a CDS encoding glycoside hydrolase family 88 protein, with protein sequence MKTGQEDKPTAYVSAAPVSQPGAGEITGGAVGVTLDPVRTELSVRWGGNRPAKSVPFRHVMSYVAGRFRDHLGGMFPSRSTTDEDWRCQLCHLPPVFSDAKFAVIGVDDGTDHVYLNGNRIGFDAGKRWKRVDIDVCEPGENVVTCRSTFESDLWLALGSSIENVNFGPGQYVVSSGNPFETNDHSRTRREHHVGHTDETLPLGNREAAVQFILDSQNEKKGSQFQDTFHGCYDYHSNRYMLSSWIWCSGLAIRALVSEWDRTSRSAYRKSAIRCGKKLLQLQHDNGAFTVRWDFPRNSPTGIQKWEAPNDSAFIAANGLLPLYRVTGESRYLDGAKDVAAWILDEGMRSNGQLGIGRSNEWDFSWLYVDAGFTTDLFYRLYEIDGEERWRDACERFVKWFVDNLYDGNGSFKKTWYADGEDDRSSYTRGQGWALDGLISAYQLLHNDQLRDIIEEVAMWVVDRQCDNGSWLYATDNSHNGEDNKATPLLAYELLRAEKVLDDATFLPTVRTAIQWCEDAQHYSDRGGYGGIRAWNIEGTIVGNRNTTTAFLYGNAYYILAKNGYLTAVG encoded by the coding sequence ATGAAGACCGGTCAAGAAGATAAGCCAACAGCTTACGTCTCAGCCGCACCAGTTTCTCAGCCAGGTGCAGGGGAGATAACAGGTGGTGCGGTCGGAGTCACTCTAGATCCAGTCCGGACCGAACTATCGGTGAGGTGGGGAGGGAATCGTCCAGCGAAATCAGTACCATTCCGTCACGTAATGAGCTATGTGGCCGGAAGATTCAGAGATCACCTCGGGGGAATGTTCCCCTCCAGATCTACCACGGACGAGGACTGGCGTTGTCAGTTATGTCATCTGCCCCCAGTATTTTCTGATGCAAAATTTGCAGTAATCGGTGTCGATGATGGAACCGACCACGTTTACTTGAACGGAAATCGGATCGGGTTTGACGCTGGAAAGCGCTGGAAACGAGTAGATATAGATGTCTGTGAGCCCGGTGAGAACGTCGTTACCTGCCGTTCGACATTCGAATCGGATCTCTGGCTCGCGTTAGGTTCGTCAATCGAGAACGTAAATTTTGGGCCCGGCCAGTACGTCGTTTCGTCCGGAAATCCATTCGAAACAAATGATCACTCACGGACAAGACGTGAACATCACGTAGGACACACAGACGAAACTCTACCACTAGGGAATAGAGAAGCAGCGGTGCAGTTCATTCTCGACTCGCAAAACGAGAAAAAAGGCAGTCAGTTCCAGGACACGTTTCACGGATGTTACGACTATCACTCGAACCGATATATGTTGAGTTCCTGGATCTGGTGTTCCGGGCTTGCAATCAGGGCCCTCGTGTCGGAGTGGGACCGGACGAGCCGTTCCGCGTACAGAAAAAGCGCCATACGTTGCGGCAAAAAACTCTTGCAACTGCAGCACGACAACGGCGCCTTCACCGTCCGATGGGATTTTCCCAGAAACTCGCCGACTGGAATCCAGAAGTGGGAAGCACCGAACGATTCGGCGTTCATCGCTGCCAACGGGTTGCTTCCCCTCTACCGAGTGACTGGCGAATCACGATATCTGGATGGCGCCAAAGACGTAGCAGCCTGGATACTCGACGAAGGGATGCGGTCAAACGGTCAGCTAGGCATCGGCCGTTCAAATGAGTGGGACTTCTCTTGGCTGTACGTCGATGCGGGATTTACTACTGATCTGTTCTATCGCCTCTACGAGATTGATGGCGAGGAGCGATGGCGGGACGCGTGTGAGCGGTTCGTTAAATGGTTCGTGGATAATCTCTACGATGGGAACGGTTCGTTTAAAAAGACGTGGTACGCCGACGGCGAGGACGACCGTTCGTCGTATACCCGAGGACAGGGATGGGCACTTGACGGTCTGATCAGCGCCTATCAGCTATTACATAACGATCAATTACGGGACATAATTGAGGAGGTAGCCATGTGGGTAGTTGATCGTCAGTGCGATAACGGATCGTGGCTCTACGCAACAGATAATAGTCACAACGGCGAGGACAACAAAGCTACACCGCTATTGGCCTACGAACTGCTTCGTGCAGAAAAGGTTTTAGATGATGCAACATTTCTCCCCACAGTCAGGACTGCTATACAGTGGTGTGAAGATGCGCAGCATTACAGTGACAGGGGAGGATATGGCGGGATTAGAGCCTGGAATATAGAGGGTACTATCGTCGGCAATCGAAATACAACGACGGCCTTTCTCTACGGAAACGCCTACTACATATTAGCAAAAAACGGCTATCTTACTGCCGTAGGATAG
- a CDS encoding glycosyl transferase, with translation MNSLESEVLSLVSENVEWLAEYQIETGPDSGGIEDHILGRVVGDNYATEEFALALAVLRSRGLLPDYDEHFERAMNFHARTSAGYPRGTHAEHYQHRRLGFIEALLKAKQFGSRTQLSKWRDVVHRWDTRDNPSNCNWHAMNVLLDRLVYNVTGSGRFRRHAFREFIQMLGYWQFDGLFTDSFDAYDFEHVDPPYVPLAYHMYTAALLHRYYYYTDNSLVRRIFLRSVRVLLPYLPKNGHPTYRGRSAGHIFTYGVSFYVLLAAAIETEDTSYLTVARPIIEQITDFQRPDGRLPVVANRKAYDERIECQAQYAYHSVYNAHCSAWLARSLSLLKSTDWTAKGESKQARAFFRERGGLFSVDQERYSAVVSNGRGGNYDAALSLAMLDVSGELCSLPPGPSGSIESSGHVLWIHQNDTRLWDSVRTTGTIDQYSGNRLVGSKQISTRAGNFDWNRRFTFDCTEITLHDEVAASTAETEDITVQMTYSLPETCSICSVEGVSLSTERVDTVLGSGTTYRVESTLGATGRCELEIRIVFRTDDNTTNDEDRSRR, from the coding sequence ATGAACAGTCTTGAGAGCGAGGTACTTTCGCTGGTGTCGGAGAATGTCGAGTGGCTTGCCGAGTATCAAATAGAGACTGGACCTGATTCAGGTGGGATCGAAGACCACATCCTCGGACGGGTCGTGGGAGACAACTACGCGACCGAAGAGTTCGCACTCGCGCTCGCAGTACTTCGCTCCCGGGGTCTACTCCCCGACTACGACGAGCATTTCGAGCGAGCCATGAACTTTCACGCGCGAACCAGCGCTGGATATCCTCGAGGAACTCACGCAGAACACTATCAGCATCGCCGACTCGGTTTCATTGAAGCCCTGTTGAAAGCCAAACAGTTCGGTTCGAGGACTCAATTGTCTAAGTGGCGCGATGTCGTGCACCGCTGGGACACCCGAGACAATCCCTCTAACTGTAACTGGCACGCGATGAATGTTTTACTAGACCGCCTTGTTTATAATGTGACGGGAAGCGGGCGGTTCCGACGACACGCATTTCGAGAGTTTATTCAAATGCTAGGCTATTGGCAATTCGACGGACTGTTCACCGATAGTTTCGATGCGTACGATTTCGAGCACGTCGATCCACCGTACGTTCCACTCGCCTATCACATGTACACAGCAGCATTACTCCATCGGTACTACTACTACACGGATAACAGCCTCGTCAGGCGAATCTTCCTCCGGAGCGTCCGAGTCCTTCTCCCTTATCTCCCGAAAAATGGGCATCCGACCTACCGTGGACGATCCGCCGGCCACATCTTTACATACGGTGTGTCATTTTACGTTCTTCTAGCGGCAGCGATAGAGACGGAGGACACATCCTACCTGACCGTTGCCCGCCCGATCATAGAGCAAATCACAGACTTTCAGCGACCTGACGGGCGATTACCGGTAGTCGCCAATCGCAAAGCGTACGACGAACGTATCGAGTGTCAGGCTCAGTATGCGTACCACAGTGTCTACAACGCTCATTGTAGTGCGTGGCTCGCGCGCTCCCTTTCGCTCCTCAAGAGTACAGACTGGACAGCTAAAGGGGAATCGAAACAGGCCCGTGCTTTCTTCCGAGAACGAGGCGGATTGTTCTCGGTGGACCAGGAACGGTATTCAGCTGTCGTTTCGAACGGGAGAGGAGGGAACTACGACGCTGCCCTCAGTCTTGCGATGCTAGACGTATCAGGTGAGTTGTGTTCCCTACCCCCGGGGCCTTCTGGCAGTATCGAATCTTCGGGCCACGTACTCTGGATACATCAAAACGATACACGCCTTTGGGACAGCGTTCGAACGACGGGGACCATCGATCAGTATTCCGGGAATCGACTCGTTGGGAGCAAGCAAATCTCGACCAGGGCCGGAAACTTCGACTGGAATCGTCGCTTTACGTTCGATTGTACTGAAATCACGCTTCATGATGAAGTTGCGGCGAGCACCGCTGAAACCGAGGACATCACCGTACAGATGACGTATTCACTCCCAGAGACGTGTAGTATCTGTAGTGTCGAGGGAGTGTCCTTGTCAACCGAACGCGTCGATACGGTTCTCGGATCTGGAACCACCTACCGCGTCGAATCAACACTCGGAGCGACCGGAAGATGTGAATTAGAGATAAGAATCGTTTTCAGAACCGATGATAACACTACAAACGATGAAGACCGGTCAAGAAGATAA
- a CDS encoding glycosyltransferase family 4 protein encodes MTVSRVAYVCNDGGIPLYGSAGSSIHIREYITSLSNCGVEPLVLYRPGTGQSGQNSIPAKEVQLPTTPLAHGYLNKVFDLESIAKNFELSFALRRIPDDIDVIHERYSLYSYKGARFARNRNIPFVLEVNSPLIYEANEYGGGLQRPRVAERAEREACQDATKILAVSRELKDYFSKYVDEEKITVVPNGVNPDQFNPDTPARTPDDRFTIGFVGSFKDWHGVSNLVQAGKQLSDLRDSIRFLLVGSGPLYEDLQKEISQSGLDDFFELPGSVPHSEIPGYLSSMDVAVAPYPDLSFFYYSPVKLFEYMSMALPTICSAIGQIERIIDDGENGYLIPSGAVDALVEEVRDVLNLSRNQPNELDKTGRRARERILDEYTWTQNAQRILNVYKSGINEQS; translated from the coding sequence ATGACCGTCTCACGGGTCGCCTATGTTTGCAACGATGGGGGCATCCCCCTATACGGATCAGCCGGAAGTTCAATTCATATCAGAGAGTACATCACTTCGCTCTCAAATTGCGGCGTGGAGCCACTAGTCCTCTATCGTCCTGGAACCGGGCAATCAGGACAGAATTCGATACCTGCCAAGGAAGTGCAACTGCCGACAACACCGTTGGCTCACGGTTATCTAAACAAGGTCTTCGACCTGGAATCCATCGCGAAGAATTTTGAATTATCTTTTGCTCTTCGACGGATTCCCGACGACATCGATGTGATACACGAACGATACAGTCTGTATAGCTACAAGGGAGCGCGTTTCGCGAGAAACCGGAATATTCCATTCGTACTCGAAGTAAACTCACCGCTCATATACGAGGCGAACGAGTACGGGGGAGGGCTCCAGAGACCGAGGGTGGCCGAGCGAGCCGAGAGAGAGGCGTGCCAAGATGCGACCAAGATTCTCGCAGTCTCACGAGAACTCAAAGACTATTTCAGTAAATACGTGGACGAAGAGAAGATTACAGTAGTCCCGAACGGAGTGAATCCGGACCAGTTCAACCCGGATACACCTGCGAGGACCCCTGACGATCGGTTCACTATCGGTTTTGTCGGAAGTTTCAAAGACTGGCACGGCGTTTCCAACCTTGTTCAGGCTGGGAAGCAGTTGTCAGATTTGCGTGACAGTATCCGATTTCTGCTTGTGGGGTCAGGACCACTATACGAAGATCTCCAGAAAGAAATATCTCAGTCCGGTCTAGACGACTTCTTCGAGCTTCCGGGTTCAGTTCCACACTCGGAGATACCAGGGTATCTTTCCTCTATGGACGTCGCCGTCGCTCCGTACCCCGATCTATCGTTTTTCTACTATTCACCGGTGAAACTCTTCGAGTACATGAGTATGGCGCTCCCGACGATATGTTCGGCGATCGGTCAGATAGAACGCATCATCGACGATGGCGAGAATGGATATCTGATTCCATCGGGCGCGGTTGACGCACTGGTCGAGGAGGTCCGCGATGTGCTCAACCTGTCACGAAATCAGCCGAACGAGCTCGATAAAACCGGACGACGAGCACGTGAAAGAATCCTCGACGAATACACCTGGACCCAAAATGCACAACGAATCTTAAACGTTTATAAATCGGGGATAAATGAACAGTCTTGA
- a CDS encoding class I SAM-dependent methyltransferase, translating into MQIPAELRELSEIVARRDPETVVEIGTARGGSFYIWCRHLNAQVVSIDLPENDPRSIGPGPHFFHEMDPDTDTAFIRGDSHSESTKQELIEILSGQDIDFLFIDGDHSYEGVKTDFELYRDLMAEDGIIALHDISSEWLDVQGFWDEIKDDYQTQEIVIPSTEKSSRNKLGIGIVRF; encoded by the coding sequence ATGCAAATCCCCGCTGAACTCCGAGAGTTGTCGGAAATCGTAGCACGGCGAGATCCGGAGACAGTCGTTGAGATCGGGACGGCACGTGGAGGTAGTTTTTACATCTGGTGTCGGCATCTCAATGCTCAAGTTGTCAGCATCGACCTGCCCGAAAATGACCCACGCAGTATCGGTCCTGGTCCGCATTTTTTCCATGAAATGGATCCAGACACGGACACGGCATTTATTCGCGGAGACTCACACTCTGAATCCACAAAACAAGAACTCATAGAGATTCTTAGTGGACAAGATATTGATTTCTTATTTATCGACGGCGATCATAGTTACGAGGGAGTCAAAACCGATTTCGAGCTGTATCGAGACCTGATGGCTGAGGACGGGATAATTGCACTCCACGATATTTCATCAGAGTGGCTAGATGTACAGGGATTTTGGGACGAAATCAAAGACGACTATCAGACTCAAGAAATCGTGATTCCATCAACGGAGAAGTCATCACGGAATAAATTAGGTATCGGTATTGTTAGGTTTTGA
- a CDS encoding lipopolysaccharide biosynthesis protein translates to MENSDSDSELKSKIFQSTFWVSVLNYGERGLSVVKLVVLANFLTPRDFGIVGIALLVTGSLQRISNFGFHQALIQRQEDIEPYLDTAWTVRLLRGVALFLIVLVIAPFVATFFEEPRAEIVTVVLGVSVLLTGLTNIGVVYFKKDLEYKRFVLYNTGGSFVDFSLAVILAVTLGNVWALVYGYIAGNVVRMVLSHLVHPYNPSLNLDMEKLRELFDFGKWILADSAVNLVNTQADDIIVGRMFTIGALGYYQMAYRIANLPVTEVSHVVSSVALPTYSKLQNRPEELRQGFRKVVDYTTVLTFPIAGGIFVIAPEFVSLVLGSDWTPIIPLMRALCVLAAVRSIVANFGSLYQASDNPDIMFRLAAIFTATKYISMLSILAFWIDELLVVPLVIGFNALISLPVHLFIVYKITGIRISSIVRTMGTQMLATTLMVAGVYAVKTQGVGGDSYLKLISLILLGILFYTMVILAIDKDKLYKIREDIVEAKA, encoded by the coding sequence ATGGAGAACAGTGACTCTGATTCAGAACTGAAATCGAAGATCTTCCAGAGTACTTTCTGGGTGAGCGTCCTCAATTACGGTGAACGAGGACTGTCCGTAGTCAAACTCGTAGTACTCGCCAACTTCCTCACGCCACGAGACTTCGGCATCGTTGGTATCGCACTATTGGTCACTGGATCGCTCCAGCGAATATCGAACTTCGGATTTCACCAAGCTCTTATTCAGCGGCAGGAGGATATCGAACCGTATCTCGATACTGCATGGACAGTCCGGCTCCTCCGTGGCGTCGCGCTTTTCCTCATCGTTCTCGTGATTGCTCCATTCGTTGCTACCTTCTTCGAAGAACCGAGAGCCGAGATAGTCACTGTCGTACTGGGCGTCTCGGTCCTTCTCACGGGATTGACCAATATTGGCGTCGTCTATTTCAAGAAGGATCTCGAGTACAAACGGTTCGTACTCTACAACACCGGGGGATCGTTCGTCGATTTTTCCCTGGCCGTCATCCTTGCCGTGACACTAGGGAACGTTTGGGCACTCGTGTACGGATACATTGCTGGAAACGTCGTTAGGATGGTTCTCAGCCATCTGGTTCATCCCTACAATCCATCTCTGAACCTCGATATGGAGAAACTACGTGAACTATTCGATTTCGGGAAATGGATATTAGCCGACTCGGCCGTCAATCTTGTCAACACCCAGGCTGATGACATTATCGTAGGCCGAATGTTTACCATTGGAGCACTTGGGTATTATCAGATGGCCTATCGGATCGCCAATCTCCCGGTGACAGAGGTGTCTCACGTCGTCTCTTCAGTTGCATTACCTACCTACTCAAAACTCCAGAATCGCCCCGAAGAACTCCGCCAGGGATTTCGGAAAGTCGTTGACTATACGACGGTACTCACGTTCCCGATTGCGGGGGGCATATTTGTCATCGCCCCAGAATTTGTCTCGCTGGTGCTCGGTTCCGATTGGACACCGATAATCCCGCTAATGAGAGCGCTCTGTGTACTTGCCGCCGTCCGTTCTATCGTTGCGAACTTCGGTAGCCTCTACCAGGCGTCTGACAATCCTGACATTATGTTTCGGCTGGCTGCCATTTTCACGGCGACAAAATATATTTCTATGCTGTCAATACTAGCGTTCTGGATCGACGAACTGCTCGTCGTCCCGCTTGTCATCGGATTCAATGCGTTGATCAGTCTCCCAGTCCATTTATTCATTGTTTATAAAATAACGGGAATCAGGATTTCTTCAATCGTTCGAACGATGGGCACCCAGATGCTGGCAACCACTTTAATGGTAGCGGGCGTCTATGCAGTTAAAACACAGGGCGTTGGTGGGGACTCGTACCTCAAACTCATATCGTTGATACTCCTCGGGATATTATTCTACACTATGGTCATTTTAGCAATTGATAAAGACAAACTCTACAAGATCCGGGAAGACATCGTCGAAGCGAAAGCGTGA